One window of Athalia rosae chromosome 2, iyAthRosa1.1, whole genome shotgun sequence genomic DNA carries:
- the LOC105684667 gene encoding protein expanded-like isoform X1, with amino-acid sequence MRGSGVTAARSCLQPLVSASRYLAVHALPGDPLYFVVEAKSRVKEVYAQTCVLLGQQGMLDCELFGLAILSDGEYLFVDPESKLSKYAPKNWRSSHTYGLDSSGRPAFVLFFRVQYYVDTPLLLSDETTRHHYYLQLRDNVVRHGGGVESLHPHHPFHKPGVVAPLLALAGLALQADLGDYSEERHRPHAGSVGYCKSTDFLPPHMCIEQNILGILSAQHRDNRGLSREEAELQYIREAVLLEAPLNAHLYRLRRSKNEAGPGRILLAICARGVRVYTEEETPRVFAWNNIGKLCFDRKKFEIRAVDQPDKLTLYSGCDDKSKLLLGLCRDTHQFSMAIAPRLSEARRREEEERKVLRDCYMYPARCKLSLAARGARGDQRISVISSTSSNTTSGIVSDRVHSEDEPDTAPASTECLPRLTEYPNHSQTQSAVNGTNGDEHSRPSSPTSTIDEVDNVEAAPSSVVQRLVSTAGTTAEGSQCSSNCSTVVVVNVSAGGPPQIRRASATSSLELGYSHTAQNSAVSSEAASFPGAIYDRCRKAAKYAGTDIASETSGVYTLRSSEMQDERSMDLYSPTGNANASSAASDVCALSSVPSTTDEASVTSGFYTIHSGIRSETSGVYTEDVNTEDQEPIYSVCKDDDQVQNGNSGIGETLLEQQLEDPRSRSNSILSAGSFRGDGSDPSDVGPLLSADELSDLIVGRYPPRKTISNSMDSDCDYVTLPPPPPPPRTDSDRQLPPPPPYPVHGDYATIKSPRSEASIEREPPPPPPYNAVRGDFVPLPPRRSDPPPPPPYTAPRERIQIPPPTPPRNDAVTPREPPPPPAYPEISDHQEAVSNLYPTTSEESGTKFTSSKSYGNLIRNNVAPTSSPNFSGVTASIVQSPAPKPPPRIQPPTYPGDKMKPTPVHAPVAALVVGPNNYLDVHASRGGPVLLPYLAPPPPPATHPRQPPPPPPSLATVYTSQVARSQIEQYKQQLYSDVDFVMFPLKDPAVSKQEYIDAKQGSLIAAMAAYPPPPYPTFNSKSSVVYRSTPYLPGSSFSYPSKYASNQNLSIVDSSGSNYVLQSNISSHYAASTSSLYSGATCSSGGSHSLRREPPAPTHPHTLHGFSRTRSDDNILKSFDSSLNTRTQSSLQPKHRRLPPPPPPPPYEIQTLEKSQPLPSTSASSVNTTKTNSGVATTLGRDDGKDDGMLDIRTLREKSRNLDLPLISALCNDRYLLKQTKAFVLPKHPTEATVVSSSKTSSRTNGGSSSRNKYPVSGLSTTQISKPPRKPTTSTHRHPGESKGNAFRLLATPGPSLAKKDPSRASHS; translated from the exons gCCAAATCGAGGGTAAAGGAGGTCTACGCGCAAACATGTGTCCTGCTGGGCCAACAGGGCATGTTGGACTGCGAATTGTTTGGCCTGGCTATTCTGTCCG ACGGCGAGTATCTCTTCGTGGACCCCGAAAGTAAGCTGAGCAAATACGCACCCAAGAATTGGCGAAGCTCTCACACTTAC GGCCTGGATAGCAGCGGGAGACCGGcatttgtcctttttttccggGTTCAGTACTACGTGGACACACCGCTGCTCCTGAG CGATGAGACGACCAGGCATCACTACTACTTGCAGCTGCGCGACAATGTTGTTAGGCATGGCGGCGGGGTGGAAAGTTTGCACCCTCACCACCCCTTTCATAAACCAGGGGTTGTCGCGCCTTTGCTGGCCCTTGCGGGACTCGCTCTTCAGGCCGACCTTGGCGACTACTCGGAAGAGCGTCATCGACCACATGCCGGTTCGGTTGGTTACTGTAAATCGACCGACTTTCTACCACCCCAT ATGTGCATCGAGCAGAATATCCTCGGTATTCTTAGCGCCCAGCATAGAGATAATCGGGGTTTGTCCCGGGAGGAAGCAGAACTCCAGTACATCCGGGAGGCGGTGCTCCTGGAAGCGCCGCTCAACGCGCACCTGTACAGACTTCGTAGGAGCAAAAATGAAGCTGGCCCTGGACGCATCTTACTCGCGATCTGTGCTCGCGGTGTCCGCGTTTACACCGAAGAAGAAACACCCCGAGTATTTGCTTGGAATAACATCGGCAAGCTATGCTTCGAC CGTAAAAAGTTTGAGATCCGGGCAGTCGACCAGCCGGACAAGCTTACCTTGTACAGCGGATGTGACGACAAAAGTAAACTGCTCCTCGGACTCTGTAGAGACACCCATCAATTTTCAATGGCTATAGCCCCCAGACTTAGTGAGGCGAGACGTCGAGAGGAGGAAG AGCGTAAAGTGCTACGAGACTGCTACATGTATCCAGCACGGTGCAAGCTCAGTTTGGCAGCACGCGGAGCTCGTGGAGATCAACGGATTTCTGTGATTTCGAGTACTTCTTCGAACACAACGTCTGGCATAGTGAGCGATCGGGTTCACAGCGAAGACGAACCGGATACCGCCCCCGCTTCGACGGAATGCCTCCCTCGCCTTACCGAATATCCAAACCATTCGCAAACACAGTCGGCAGTGAACGGAACCAACGGTGATGAACATTCCAGGCCATCGTCTCCTACATCTACAATTGACG AAGTCGATAACGTTGAAGCAGCCCCTTCATCCGTTGTGCAACGATTAGTCTCCACTGCGGGAACAACGGCGGAAGGTTCGCAATGTAGTAGTAATTGCAGTACGGTTGTTGTTGTAAATGTTTCTGCCGGTGGACCACCTCAGATACGGCGAGCATCCGCAACttctagtttggaacttgGCTACTCTCACACAGCGCAAAATTCCGCTGTTTCGTCAGAAGCTGCTAGCTTTCCAGGTGCCATTTACGACAGATGCAGAAAAGCGGCAAAATATGCGG GTACCGATATCGCCAGTGAAACAAGTGGCGTGTACACTTTGAGAAGTAGCGAGATGCAAGACGAACGGAGCATGGACCTCTACTCGCCGACCGGAAACGCGAATGCTTCATCCGCGGCGAGCGATGTTTGCGCGCTCAGTTCCGTTCCTTCGACGACCGACGAAGCTTCCGTAACTTCAGGATTTTACACAATCCATAGTGGCATACGGTCGGAAACCAGCGGTGTTTATACGGAGGATGTGAATACGGAGGACCAAGAGCCGATCTACAGTGTCTGCAAAGATGACGATCAGGTTCAAAACGGCAATTCAGGAATTGGCGAGACTTTGCTGGAACAACAGCTTGAAGATCCAAGGTCGAGAAGCAACAGCATTTTGAGTGCCGGTAGTTTCAGAGGAGACGGAAGTGATCCTTCGGACGTAGGGCCCCTTCTCTCTGCCGATGAACTTTCAGATTTAATAGTCGGAAGGTATCCGCCACGGAAAACGATAAGTAATTCTATGGATTCCGATTGCGATTACGTGACGCTTCCACCCCCTCCGCCACCTCCGAGAACTGATAGCGACAGGCAACTTCCTCCACCTCCGCCGTATCCGGTACACGGTGATTACGCCACCATAaaatcaccgagaagtgaggctTCCATCGAGCGAGAACCACCTCCGCCACCGCCGTACAATGCTGTCAGGGGAGATTTCGTACCATTGCCACCGCGACGGTCCGATCCTCCTCCGCCACCCCCCTATACGGCGCCAAGAGAAAGAATTCAGATTCCGCCACCGACTCCACCGAGAAATGACGCGGTCACTCCGCGAGAGCCACCTCCACCCCCGGCCTATCCAGAAATTTCTGATCATCAGGAAGCTGTCTCTAATTTGTACCCGACTACCAGCGAGGAATCTGGCACCAAATTCACTTCTAGCAAATCTTACGGAAATTTGATCAGAAACAACGTCGCTCCTACGTCATCTCCAAACTTTTCCGGAGTCACCGCCAGTATTGTTCAAAGTCCTGCCCCGAAACCACCACCTCGAATACAACCGCCGACTTATCCTGGAGACAAAATGAAACCGACTCCAGTTCACGCACCTGTTGCCGCTCTGGTTGTCGGGCCCAACAATTATCTCGATGTTCACGCGTCGAGGGGGGGACCTGTGCTACTACCTTACCttgcaccaccacccccaccaGCCACGCATCCGAGACaaccacctccacctcctcctagTTTAGCGACAGTCTACACGAGTCAGGTGGCAAGGTCGCAAATCGAACAGTACAAACAGCAGTTGTACTCCGACGTAGATTTCGTCATGTTTCCGTTGAAGGATCCAGCCGTTTCAAAACAGGAGTACATCGATGCTAAACAAGGATCGCTCATCGCTGCTATGGCAGCATATCCTCCTCCGCCTTATCCTACTTTCAACAGCAAATCGTCGGTTGTCTATCGAAGTACACCATATCTCCCGGGATCTTCGTTCTCCTATCCATCGAAGTATGCCTCCAACCAAAACTTGAGTATCGTCGATTCTTCCGGTAGCAATTATGTGCTGCAAAGTAATATAAGCAGCCATTACGCTGCTAGTACAAGTTCGTTATACAGTGGGGCGACATGTTCGTCAGGGGGGAGTCACAGTCTAAGAAGAGAGCCTCCAGCTCCGACGCATCCGCATACCTTGCACGGGTTTTCTAGGACTAGGAGTGACGACAACATACTCAAAAGCTTCGACTCCTCGCTCAATACTAGAACTCAATCTTCATTGCAACCAAAACATCGACGACTACCACCTCCGCCGCCACCGCCTCCTTACGAAATCCAG ACTTTGGAAAAGAGTCAACCGCTCCCATCTACCTCCGCGTCTTCGGTTAATACGACGAAGACGAATAGTGGGGTCGCCACTACATTGGGAAGGGATGATGGAAAGGACGATGGAATGTTAGATATACGAACATTACGCGAGAAGAGTCGAAATCTAGACTTGCCGTTAATTTCGGCACTCTGCAATGATCGTTATCTATTGAAACAGACTAAAGCGTTTGTACTGCCCAAACATCCCACCGAAGCTACCGTTGTATCCTCTTCGAAGACAAGTTCAAGGACGAACGGTGGGAGTTCGAGTCGAAATAAATACCCGGTGAGCGGTTTATCCACCACACAAATTTCTAAGCCCCCCAGGAAGCCGACTACGAGCACTCACAGGCACCCAGGAGAGAGCAAAGGTAATGCGTTTAGATTATTGGCCACTCCCGGACCTTCCCTAGCTAAGAAAGATCCCTCGAGAGCCTCGCATTCATAA
- the LOC105684667 gene encoding protein expanded-like isoform X3, protein MRGSGVTAARSCLQPLVSASRYLAVHALPGDPLYFVVEAKSRVKEVYAQTCVLLGQQGMLDCELFGLAILSDGEYLFVDPESKLSKYAPKNWRSSHTYGLDSSGRPAFVLFFRVQYYVDTPLLLSDETTRHHYYLQLRDNVVRHGGGVESLHPHHPFHKPGVVAPLLALAGLALQADLGDYSEERHRPHAGSVGYCKSTDFLPPHMCIEQNILGILSAQHRDNRGLSREEAELQYIREAVLLEAPLNAHLYRLRRSKNEAGPGRILLAICARGVRVYTEEETPRVFAWNNIGKLCFDRKKFEIRAVDQPDKLTLYSGCDDKSKLLLGLCRDTHQFSMAIAPRLSEARRREEEERKVLRDCYMYPARCKLSLAARGARGDQRISVISSTSSNTTSGIVSDRVHSEDEPDTAPASTECLPRLTEYPNHSQTQSAVNGTNGDEHSRPSSPTSTIDEVDNVEAAPSSVVQRLVSTAGTTAEGSQCSSNCSTVVVVNVSAGGPPQIRRASATSSLELGYSHTAQNSAVSSEAASFPGAIYDRCRKAAKYAGTDIASETSGVYTLRSSEMQDERSMDLYSPTGNANASSAASDVCALSSVPSTTDEASVTSGFYTIHSGIRSETSGVYTEDVNTEDQEPIYSVCKDDDQVQNGNSGIGETLLEQQLEDPRSRSNSILSAGSFRGDGSDPSDVGPLLSADELSDLIVGRYPPRKTISNSMDSDCDYVTLPPPPPPPRTDSDRQLPPPPPYPVHGDYATIKSPRSEASIEREPPPPPPYNAVRGDFVPLPPRRSDPPPPPPYTAPRERIQIPPPTPPRNDAVTPREPPPPPAYPEISDHQEAVSNLYPTTSEESGTKFTSSKSYGNLIRNNVAPTSSPNFSGVTASIVQSPAPKPPPRIQPPTYPGDKMKPTPVHAPVAALVVGPNNYLDVHASRGGPVLLPYLAPPPPPATHPRQPPPPPPSLATVYTSQVARSQIEQYKQQLYSDVDFVMFPLKDPAVSKQEYIDAKQGSLIAAMAAYPPPPYPTFNSKSSVVYRSTPYLPGSSFSYPSKYASNQNLSIVDSSGSNYVLQSNISSHYAASTSSLYSGATCSSGGSHSLRREPPAPTHPHTLHGFSRTRSDDNILKSFDSSLNTRTQSSLQPKHRRLPPPPPPPPYEIQTLEKSQPLPSTSASSVNTTKTNSGVATTLGRDDGKDDGMLDIRTLREKSRNLDLPLISALCNDRYLLKQTKAFVLPKHPTEATVVSSSKTSSRTNGGSSSRNKYPVSGLSTTQISKPPRKPTTSTHRHPGESKVY, encoded by the exons gCCAAATCGAGGGTAAAGGAGGTCTACGCGCAAACATGTGTCCTGCTGGGCCAACAGGGCATGTTGGACTGCGAATTGTTTGGCCTGGCTATTCTGTCCG ACGGCGAGTATCTCTTCGTGGACCCCGAAAGTAAGCTGAGCAAATACGCACCCAAGAATTGGCGAAGCTCTCACACTTAC GGCCTGGATAGCAGCGGGAGACCGGcatttgtcctttttttccggGTTCAGTACTACGTGGACACACCGCTGCTCCTGAG CGATGAGACGACCAGGCATCACTACTACTTGCAGCTGCGCGACAATGTTGTTAGGCATGGCGGCGGGGTGGAAAGTTTGCACCCTCACCACCCCTTTCATAAACCAGGGGTTGTCGCGCCTTTGCTGGCCCTTGCGGGACTCGCTCTTCAGGCCGACCTTGGCGACTACTCGGAAGAGCGTCATCGACCACATGCCGGTTCGGTTGGTTACTGTAAATCGACCGACTTTCTACCACCCCAT ATGTGCATCGAGCAGAATATCCTCGGTATTCTTAGCGCCCAGCATAGAGATAATCGGGGTTTGTCCCGGGAGGAAGCAGAACTCCAGTACATCCGGGAGGCGGTGCTCCTGGAAGCGCCGCTCAACGCGCACCTGTACAGACTTCGTAGGAGCAAAAATGAAGCTGGCCCTGGACGCATCTTACTCGCGATCTGTGCTCGCGGTGTCCGCGTTTACACCGAAGAAGAAACACCCCGAGTATTTGCTTGGAATAACATCGGCAAGCTATGCTTCGAC CGTAAAAAGTTTGAGATCCGGGCAGTCGACCAGCCGGACAAGCTTACCTTGTACAGCGGATGTGACGACAAAAGTAAACTGCTCCTCGGACTCTGTAGAGACACCCATCAATTTTCAATGGCTATAGCCCCCAGACTTAGTGAGGCGAGACGTCGAGAGGAGGAAG AGCGTAAAGTGCTACGAGACTGCTACATGTATCCAGCACGGTGCAAGCTCAGTTTGGCAGCACGCGGAGCTCGTGGAGATCAACGGATTTCTGTGATTTCGAGTACTTCTTCGAACACAACGTCTGGCATAGTGAGCGATCGGGTTCACAGCGAAGACGAACCGGATACCGCCCCCGCTTCGACGGAATGCCTCCCTCGCCTTACCGAATATCCAAACCATTCGCAAACACAGTCGGCAGTGAACGGAACCAACGGTGATGAACATTCCAGGCCATCGTCTCCTACATCTACAATTGACG AAGTCGATAACGTTGAAGCAGCCCCTTCATCCGTTGTGCAACGATTAGTCTCCACTGCGGGAACAACGGCGGAAGGTTCGCAATGTAGTAGTAATTGCAGTACGGTTGTTGTTGTAAATGTTTCTGCCGGTGGACCACCTCAGATACGGCGAGCATCCGCAACttctagtttggaacttgGCTACTCTCACACAGCGCAAAATTCCGCTGTTTCGTCAGAAGCTGCTAGCTTTCCAGGTGCCATTTACGACAGATGCAGAAAAGCGGCAAAATATGCGG GTACCGATATCGCCAGTGAAACAAGTGGCGTGTACACTTTGAGAAGTAGCGAGATGCAAGACGAACGGAGCATGGACCTCTACTCGCCGACCGGAAACGCGAATGCTTCATCCGCGGCGAGCGATGTTTGCGCGCTCAGTTCCGTTCCTTCGACGACCGACGAAGCTTCCGTAACTTCAGGATTTTACACAATCCATAGTGGCATACGGTCGGAAACCAGCGGTGTTTATACGGAGGATGTGAATACGGAGGACCAAGAGCCGATCTACAGTGTCTGCAAAGATGACGATCAGGTTCAAAACGGCAATTCAGGAATTGGCGAGACTTTGCTGGAACAACAGCTTGAAGATCCAAGGTCGAGAAGCAACAGCATTTTGAGTGCCGGTAGTTTCAGAGGAGACGGAAGTGATCCTTCGGACGTAGGGCCCCTTCTCTCTGCCGATGAACTTTCAGATTTAATAGTCGGAAGGTATCCGCCACGGAAAACGATAAGTAATTCTATGGATTCCGATTGCGATTACGTGACGCTTCCACCCCCTCCGCCACCTCCGAGAACTGATAGCGACAGGCAACTTCCTCCACCTCCGCCGTATCCGGTACACGGTGATTACGCCACCATAaaatcaccgagaagtgaggctTCCATCGAGCGAGAACCACCTCCGCCACCGCCGTACAATGCTGTCAGGGGAGATTTCGTACCATTGCCACCGCGACGGTCCGATCCTCCTCCGCCACCCCCCTATACGGCGCCAAGAGAAAGAATTCAGATTCCGCCACCGACTCCACCGAGAAATGACGCGGTCACTCCGCGAGAGCCACCTCCACCCCCGGCCTATCCAGAAATTTCTGATCATCAGGAAGCTGTCTCTAATTTGTACCCGACTACCAGCGAGGAATCTGGCACCAAATTCACTTCTAGCAAATCTTACGGAAATTTGATCAGAAACAACGTCGCTCCTACGTCATCTCCAAACTTTTCCGGAGTCACCGCCAGTATTGTTCAAAGTCCTGCCCCGAAACCACCACCTCGAATACAACCGCCGACTTATCCTGGAGACAAAATGAAACCGACTCCAGTTCACGCACCTGTTGCCGCTCTGGTTGTCGGGCCCAACAATTATCTCGATGTTCACGCGTCGAGGGGGGGACCTGTGCTACTACCTTACCttgcaccaccacccccaccaGCCACGCATCCGAGACaaccacctccacctcctcctagTTTAGCGACAGTCTACACGAGTCAGGTGGCAAGGTCGCAAATCGAACAGTACAAACAGCAGTTGTACTCCGACGTAGATTTCGTCATGTTTCCGTTGAAGGATCCAGCCGTTTCAAAACAGGAGTACATCGATGCTAAACAAGGATCGCTCATCGCTGCTATGGCAGCATATCCTCCTCCGCCTTATCCTACTTTCAACAGCAAATCGTCGGTTGTCTATCGAAGTACACCATATCTCCCGGGATCTTCGTTCTCCTATCCATCGAAGTATGCCTCCAACCAAAACTTGAGTATCGTCGATTCTTCCGGTAGCAATTATGTGCTGCAAAGTAATATAAGCAGCCATTACGCTGCTAGTACAAGTTCGTTATACAGTGGGGCGACATGTTCGTCAGGGGGGAGTCACAGTCTAAGAAGAGAGCCTCCAGCTCCGACGCATCCGCATACCTTGCACGGGTTTTCTAGGACTAGGAGTGACGACAACATACTCAAAAGCTTCGACTCCTCGCTCAATACTAGAACTCAATCTTCATTGCAACCAAAACATCGACGACTACCACCTCCGCCGCCACCGCCTCCTTACGAAATCCAG ACTTTGGAAAAGAGTCAACCGCTCCCATCTACCTCCGCGTCTTCGGTTAATACGACGAAGACGAATAGTGGGGTCGCCACTACATTGGGAAGGGATGATGGAAAGGACGATGGAATGTTAGATATACGAACATTACGCGAGAAGAGTCGAAATCTAGACTTGCCGTTAATTTCGGCACTCTGCAATGATCGTTATCTATTGAAACAGACTAAAGCGTTTGTACTGCCCAAACATCCCACCGAAGCTACCGTTGTATCCTCTTCGAAGACAAGTTCAAGGACGAACGGTGGGAGTTCGAGTCGAAATAAATACCCGGTGAGCGGTTTATCCACCACACAAATTTCTAAGCCCCCCAGGAAGCCGACTACGAGCACTCACAGGCACCCAGGAGAGAGCAAAG TATATTGA